A stretch of the Stegostoma tigrinum isolate sSteTig4 chromosome 34, sSteTig4.hap1, whole genome shotgun sequence genome encodes the following:
- the LOC125446521 gene encoding zinc-binding protein A33-like gives MELAPVTLDRNTIHPDLLLSEDLRTVWNTGKRQQLPDNPERFDPRIAVLGSEGFTSGKHSWEVEVGNKTEWTVGVVKESINRKEAIYASPHNGYWRVSLRDGNKYWARETPWKFLELSVKPRKIRVCLDYEGGKVSFYNAENKSHIYTFTGTFTEKIYPYFSPCTTDEGKNTEPLKICPQRVTIQEDEGFIPSSK, from the exons atggagttag CTCCAGTCACCTTGGACCGTAATACAATCCATCCTGACCTTCTCCTATCTGAGGACCTGCGCACAGTGTGGAACACCGGGAAACGACAACAGCTTCCTGACAATCCGGAGAGATTTGATCCCCGCATCGCTGTCCTGGGATCAGAGGGTTTCACATCAGGAAAACATTcctgggaggtggaggtggggaaCAAGACTGAGTGGACAGTCGGTGTGGTCAAGGAATCTATCAACAGGAAGGAGGCGATCTATGCGAGTCCCCATAATGGATATTGGAGAGTGTCACTGAGAGATGGGAATAAATACTGGGCTCGTGAGACACCATGGAAATTCTTAGAGCTGAGTGTGAAACCGAGGAAGATCCGAGTCTGTCTGGATTATGAGGGAGGGAAGGTGTCCTTTTATAACGCAGAGAACAAGTCCCATATCTACACTTTCACTGGGACATTCACAGAGAAAATCTATCCTTACTTCAGTCCATGTACCACTGATGAAGGTAAAAACACAGAGCCCCTGAAAATCTGTCCCCAGAGGGTAACAATCCAGGAGGATGAGGGATTcatcccttcatccaaataa